In Nocardia sp. NBC_00403, one DNA window encodes the following:
- a CDS encoding helix-turn-helix domain-containing protein has protein sequence MASRDDEEGPASTLPRRQLGRFLRDWRERNGLTIEAAANLVDLSKSALQRIEAGRNQRVRKQDVQALCELYEVEPEDTRHAVDLSLQAKRRSLYHTYGGLFSDTFNMYLGLEASARRLTLYHEQIHGLLQTPDYARALIFAFYRDGDQDDIHRRVELRMKRQAIITRKASPLEVEVLLHESALRRNIGGRKVMAAQLRHLAEISKLPNVTVRMQPYDAGSTWGILHGAFTIVEFGTNAKGEPVEPPIVYLEGAPASDVYLEKADEVQTYSELAADIRRTSLDEDRTRELIRRVTKEYEREH, from the coding sequence ATGGCAAGCAGGGACGACGAGGAAGGTCCAGCCTCAACGCTGCCTCGACGTCAGCTTGGCCGGTTCCTACGTGACTGGCGCGAGAGGAACGGTCTAACGATCGAAGCGGCAGCGAATCTCGTTGACCTGTCCAAGTCGGCGTTGCAACGGATCGAGGCCGGACGCAATCAGCGGGTGCGCAAGCAGGATGTCCAAGCGTTATGCGAACTGTATGAGGTGGAGCCCGAAGACACACGGCATGCTGTTGATCTGTCGTTGCAAGCCAAGCGCAGGAGCCTCTATCACACCTACGGCGGGTTGTTCTCCGACACGTTCAACATGTACCTCGGGCTTGAAGCCTCTGCGCGGCGGCTGACGCTGTATCACGAGCAGATCCATGGTCTATTGCAAACACCTGACTATGCGCGCGCACTGATCTTCGCCTTCTATCGAGACGGCGACCAGGACGACATTCACCGCCGTGTCGAGCTGCGTATGAAGCGGCAAGCAATCATCACCCGGAAGGCGAGCCCGCTCGAGGTAGAGGTGCTGCTCCACGAGTCGGCGCTTCGTCGGAACATCGGCGGGCGCAAAGTAATGGCGGCCCAGCTGCGGCACCTGGCCGAGATCAGCAAGCTCCCAAATGTCACGGTGCGGATGCAGCCGTACGACGCTGGGTCGACTTGGGGCATCTTGCATGGCGCGTTCACGATCGTTGAGTTCGGGACGAACGCCAAGGGCGAGCCTGTGGAGCCGCCAATCGTCTACCTCGAAGGGGCTCCGGCAAGCGATGTGTACCTTGAGAAAGCCGATGAGGTACAGACCTATAGTGAGCTTGCGGCGGACATCCGACGCACGAGCCTAGATGAAGACAGAACCCGAGAGCTGATACGGCGGGTGACGAAGGAGTATGAGCGTGAGCATTGA
- a CDS encoding DUF397 domain-containing protein: MSIDLSGVQWFKSSHSDTGGQCVEVAHLDAGMVGLRDSKNPDGPALVFTPREWDAFTGGVHNGEFDRP, encoded by the coding sequence GTGAGCATTGACCTGTCCGGAGTCCAGTGGTTCAAGAGCAGCCACAGTGACACAGGGGGACAGTGCGTTGAGGTCGCACACCTTGACGCGGGGATGGTCGGCCTTCGCGACTCCAAGAACCCCGATGGTCCGGCATTGGTCTTCACGCCCCGAGAGTGGGATGCCTTCACCGGTGGCGTACATAACGGTGAGTTCGACCGTCCGTAA
- a CDS encoding DUF397 domain-containing protein has protein sequence MNVNLTGAEWFKSSRSGSTKDCVEVAHLDGGLVGVRDSKNPTGPALVFTPNEWDAFTTGVNDGEFDRP, from the coding sequence GTGAACGTGAACCTTACTGGTGCCGAGTGGTTCAAGTCGAGCCGCAGTGGTTCGACAAAGGATTGCGTGGAGGTAGCGCACCTGGATGGCGGACTGGTCGGCGTCCGGGACTCCAAGAACCCGACCGGCCCGGCACTAGTCTTCACCCCCAACGAGTGGGACGCCTTCACCACAGGCGTCAATGACGGCGAGTTCGACCGCCCGTAG
- a CDS encoding RidA family protein, producing MVDPADFATFNEIYQQYFTEPYPARATLVTNLLGFKVEIDAIARKP from the coding sequence ATCGTCGACCCGGCGGACTTCGCCACGTTCAACGAGATCTATCAGCAGTACTTCACCGAGCCGTATCCCGCTCGCGCCACCCTCGTCACCAACCTTCTGGGGTTCAAGGTGGAGATCGATGCGATCGCGCGCAAACCGTAG
- a CDS encoding IS3 family transposase (programmed frameshift) — translation MYAEVREQHESEWAAMRAVAELLGVGTPETVRKWVRQGQIDTGARPGITTDESAELKRLRRENAELKRANAILKSASIFFAAELDRPPALTVKYISEYQGHRENGGLRWGVESICAVLTELGVEIAPSTYYEHRNRIPTAREQRDEELKVEITRVHTQNYGVYGARKVWLQLNRERIRVARCTVERLMRELGLRGAVRGRVKRTTIADPAAPRPADLVQRRFAPTAPNRLWVADITYVRTWSGWVYVAFVVDAYARRILGWRTGTSMTTALVLDAIEHAIWTRERDGWDVKDVVHHTDRGSRYASIAFSERLVDAGIHPSVGAVGSSYDNALAETINGLYKTELIKPRGPWRTVDHVELATAEWVDWFNHRRLYQHCGDMPPAAMETAYYCQQPAPANR, via the exons ATGTATGCCGAGGTTCGGGAGCAGCACGAGTCGGAATGGGCGGCTATGCGTGCGGTCGCCGAGCTGCTGGGTGTCGGGACACCGGAAACGGTCCGCAAATGGGTGCGGCAAGGCCAAATCGACACCGGTGCCCGCCCGGGCATCACCACCGACGAGTCCGCCGAGTTGAAACGACTGCGGCGGGAGAACGCAGAACTCAAGCGCGCCAACGCAATTCTGAAATCTGCGTCGATTTTCTTCGCGGCCGAACTGGACCGGCCAC CAGCGCTGACCGTCAAATACATCAGCGAATATCAGGGCCATCGTGAGAACGGTGGCCTGCGATGGGGTGTCGAGTCGATCTGCGCCGTGCTCACCGAGTTAGGCGTCGAAATCGCCCCATCGACCTATTACGAACACCGCAACCGGATCCCGACCGCACGGGAGCAGCGCGACGAGGAACTGAAAGTAGAGATCACACGGGTGCACACGCAGAACTACGGTGTCTACGGCGCGAGAAAGGTGTGGCTGCAACTCAATCGGGAACGGATCCGGGTCGCCCGCTGCACCGTGGAGCGGTTGATGCGCGAGCTGGGACTGCGTGGGGCGGTGCGGGGGCGGGTCAAACGCACCACGATCGCCGATCCGGCCGCGCCGCGGCCGGCGGATCTGGTGCAACGAAGATTCGCGCCCACGGCACCGAATCGGTTGTGGGTGGCCGACATAACCTATGTCCGGACGTGGTCGGGGTGGGTGTATGTCGCGTTCGTTGTCGATGCCTATGCCCGACGCATCCTGGGCTGGCGCACCGGAACGTCGATGACCACCGCATTGGTGCTCGACGCGATCGAGCACGCCATCTGGACGCGCGAACGCGACGGCTGGGATGTGAAAGACGTTGTGCACCATACGGATAGGGGGTCGCGATACGCATCTATTGCGTTCAGTGAACGACTCGTCGACGCCGGGATCCACCCCTCGGTCGGAGCGGTCGGATCCTCCTATGACAACGCGCTCGCCGAGACGATCAACGGTCTCTACAAGACCGAACTGATCAAACCACGCGGCCCCTGGCGCACGGTCGATCACGTCGAGTTGGCCACCGCCGAATGGGTGGATTGGTTCAATCACCGGCGGCTCTATCAACACTGCGGTGACATGCCGCCTGCCGCGATGGAGACCGCCTACTACTGTCAACAACCAGCCCCAGCAAACCGCTGA
- a CDS encoding CHAT domain-containing protein: MYDDVRLVVENFEYTGDVGALLAAGLPPPQQCPRHLLPHLAQAHWHRFQAQSGFTGLVDREIAAALADSPGDPTVARVTAMPQYRALDEAREEFQDYQDRESLALLANAYTTLMNALDDERMKAALTADHATLLLMLDEHDGTDAYREIVLNALNWMIAHTPRDDPQRARRLVDRARAQVNAGRRPGKILADYRAAAQLALRERPVWRDVVLELAQYQSDLYADGGAPIHLAGALVACRDLADALERDFGNTATVPALRQLEQEVSSRIGPEIARFLMTCHRDPHALQTQYDLVGSLQQQSITLDVLVQRRDQAWVLAIGLPLDHDGRLDALLDLYHAHDDLWEIGGDTDAIALVYDTVTEALLTTSPDDAGRAELLTALAHSATTAAMWTGSRDEAKQAVAAARTALDLPTTDHGQRALRLSTLASALIMQFQVGGNPAAGQEAVTVAEEAVALTPPGDSNLPLRWSTLSRAAEKVAEAGDHDMFTKAVDAGASAVATIPADDVRRIGMLYNYAGAVQTQAVNTNVTDAEPFREAERAYRAALALVGPDHPDVPRIESTIADVLYHRYRQCGDLDALEDSLELAERAVDLTPQSHHWWPLRAIALARSARELAMFGGPRADQLRQLAITHYRAVSAHPATSAQHQMICEQAQAAMLAEADPATWLDAQERVIAAIPATVSRALPRYRRLEAVRQLDGLADRVVDAGVRSGQLDRALELVEQCRGVLFGDAWGIRRGWARLREIRPQLAEELSEVERKLADADAYADVKFHIEVEFDGRTSTRDWDPRPQAVERIRQHAMRRDRLLAEARAVPGFEDLLAPPNLEVLRTRTAGHTAVVVSAAGTALVVPADYWQPVEAVPLRQMTETAARAQVRRLRAALADVKDPACSFDRREQAQLDVHAVLEWLWDTTAGPVLDRVTTTRLWWCPIGITAQLPLHAAGRHRDGAGQTVFDRVVSSYTPSLTALADTLTTPRPQHARHTALVVGVGERKGVPVLPSARAEAEAVAGLLPGSTVLIDSAADPEAIEQGLHEHAIAHFACHGRAVSSAKHPDQGGLMLSDGMFVPSFVRDLRTTQAQLAFLSACDTAGPDPALLDEPLNLASAFHLAGFRGVIGTLWHTADSTETAEAVYAALTAHGTRSADTAEAATALTETLRRMRNAYPAVPTRWAAHVHVGD, encoded by the coding sequence GTGTACGACGACGTCCGGTTGGTGGTCGAGAACTTCGAGTACACCGGTGACGTCGGCGCACTGCTCGCCGCCGGCCTGCCGCCACCGCAGCAGTGCCCTCGGCACCTGCTGCCGCACCTCGCCCAAGCGCACTGGCACCGGTTCCAGGCGCAGAGCGGGTTCACCGGCCTGGTCGACCGGGAGATCGCGGCCGCCCTCGCCGACAGTCCGGGTGATCCCACGGTCGCGCGCGTCACCGCCATGCCGCAGTACCGGGCGCTGGACGAGGCACGCGAGGAGTTCCAGGACTACCAAGACCGCGAGTCGCTGGCGCTGCTCGCGAACGCCTACACGACGTTGATGAACGCGCTGGACGACGAGCGAATGAAGGCCGCGCTCACCGCCGACCACGCCACGTTGCTGCTCATGCTCGACGAGCACGACGGTACGGACGCCTACCGCGAGATCGTCCTCAACGCGCTGAACTGGATGATCGCCCACACACCCCGCGACGATCCGCAACGCGCCCGCAGGCTGGTCGACCGCGCCCGAGCACAGGTGAACGCAGGCAGGCGGCCGGGGAAGATCCTCGCCGACTACCGGGCCGCTGCTCAGCTGGCGCTGCGGGAACGCCCGGTCTGGCGCGACGTCGTGCTCGAGCTCGCCCAGTACCAGTCCGATCTCTACGCGGACGGCGGGGCGCCCATCCACCTGGCAGGTGCGCTGGTCGCATGCCGTGACCTCGCCGACGCGTTGGAGCGGGACTTCGGCAACACGGCTACCGTGCCCGCGCTCCGGCAACTCGAGCAAGAGGTAAGCAGCCGGATCGGTCCCGAAATAGCGCGGTTCCTGATGACATGCCATCGCGATCCCCACGCTCTCCAGACGCAGTACGACCTGGTCGGGAGCCTGCAGCAGCAGTCGATCACGCTTGATGTGCTCGTGCAGCGACGTGACCAGGCGTGGGTGCTCGCCATCGGGCTGCCGCTGGACCATGACGGCCGACTGGACGCGCTGCTGGACCTCTACCACGCGCACGACGACCTCTGGGAGATCGGCGGCGACACGGATGCGATTGCGCTCGTCTACGACACGGTGACCGAAGCGCTACTCACCACGTCACCGGACGACGCAGGCCGGGCGGAGCTGCTGACGGCACTCGCCCACTCCGCGACGACCGCCGCCATGTGGACCGGCTCCCGCGACGAGGCGAAGCAGGCGGTCGCCGCCGCCCGCACCGCGCTGGACCTGCCGACCACAGACCATGGCCAGCGTGCACTTCGGCTCTCCACACTGGCGTCCGCGCTGATCATGCAGTTCCAAGTCGGCGGCAACCCCGCGGCGGGCCAGGAGGCCGTCACCGTCGCCGAGGAGGCCGTCGCGCTGACCCCACCCGGCGACTCGAACCTCCCGTTGCGCTGGTCGACGCTGTCCAGGGCGGCGGAGAAGGTGGCCGAGGCCGGTGACCACGATATGTTCACCAAAGCTGTCGACGCGGGCGCGTCCGCCGTGGCCACCATCCCGGCGGACGATGTACGCCGGATCGGCATGCTCTACAACTACGCCGGCGCCGTGCAGACCCAGGCGGTCAACACGAACGTGACAGACGCGGAACCGTTCCGCGAGGCCGAACGCGCCTACCGGGCCGCACTCGCGCTGGTGGGTCCTGATCACCCCGACGTTCCGCGGATCGAGAGCACCATCGCCGACGTGCTGTATCACCGGTACCGGCAGTGCGGCGACCTCGACGCGCTGGAGGATTCGCTCGAGCTCGCGGAGAGAGCCGTCGATCTGACACCGCAATCCCACCACTGGTGGCCGTTGCGGGCGATCGCACTCGCACGCTCGGCGCGTGAGCTCGCCATGTTCGGCGGGCCGCGTGCCGACCAGCTGCGCCAGCTCGCGATCACCCACTACCGGGCAGTCTCCGCGCACCCGGCCACCAGCGCGCAGCACCAGATGATCTGCGAACAGGCCCAGGCCGCGATGCTCGCCGAAGCGGACCCGGCGACGTGGCTGGACGCGCAGGAACGCGTGATTGCCGCCATCCCCGCGACGGTCAGCCGGGCGCTGCCGCGGTACCGCAGGCTGGAGGCCGTGCGGCAGCTGGACGGCCTCGCCGACCGGGTGGTGGACGCGGGGGTGCGGTCGGGCCAGCTCGACCGGGCGCTGGAGCTGGTCGAACAGTGCCGCGGCGTGCTGTTCGGCGACGCGTGGGGTATCCGCCGCGGCTGGGCACGACTGCGCGAGATACGGCCGCAGCTGGCCGAGGAGCTCAGCGAGGTCGAGCGCAAGCTGGCTGATGCCGACGCGTACGCCGACGTGAAGTTCCACATCGAGGTCGAGTTCGACGGCCGGACGTCCACCCGAGACTGGGACCCGCGACCACAGGCCGTCGAACGGATCCGGCAGCACGCGATGCGGCGGGACCGGCTGCTCGCCGAAGCGCGGGCGGTGCCGGGGTTCGAGGATCTGCTGGCGCCGCCGAACCTCGAAGTCCTGCGCACGCGCACAGCCGGGCACACCGCGGTGGTCGTCAGCGCCGCGGGCACCGCGCTCGTGGTTCCCGCCGACTACTGGCAGCCCGTCGAGGCTGTGCCGCTACGGCAGATGACCGAGACCGCCGCCCGCGCTCAGGTCAGGCGGCTGCGAGCGGCCCTCGCCGATGTGAAGGACCCGGCGTGCTCGTTCGACCGACGCGAGCAGGCCCAACTGGACGTGCACGCCGTGCTGGAATGGCTGTGGGACACCACGGCCGGGCCGGTGCTGGACCGGGTCACGACGACGCGGCTGTGGTGGTGCCCGATCGGAATCACGGCCCAGCTGCCACTGCACGCGGCGGGCAGGCATCGCGACGGTGCGGGACAGACCGTGTTCGACCGGGTCGTCTCCTCGTACACGCCGTCGCTGACCGCGCTCGCCGACACGTTGACCACGCCTCGGCCGCAGCACGCCCGCCACACCGCGCTCGTCGTCGGCGTGGGCGAGCGGAAAGGCGTGCCCGTGCTGCCGAGCGCCCGCGCCGAGGCCGAGGCGGTGGCGGGGCTGCTGCCCGGCTCCACTGTGCTCATCGACTCCGCCGCCGACCCGGAGGCCATCGAGCAGGGCCTGCACGAGCACGCGATCGCCCACTTCGCCTGCCACGGCCGGGCGGTCAGCTCGGCCAAGCACCCCGACCAGGGCGGACTGATGCTCAGCGACGGGATGTTCGTGCCCTCGTTCGTGCGCGACCTGCGCACCACCCAGGCACAGCTCGCGTTCCTGTCCGCGTGCGACACCGCGGGCCCCGACCCGGCACTGCTGGACGAGCCGCTGAACCTGGCGTCGGCGTTCCACCTCGCGGGCTTCCGCGGCGTCATCGGCACGCTGTGGCACACCGCGGACAGCACCGAGACCGCTGAGGCGGTCTACGCTGCGCTCACTGCGCACGGCACCCGTTCTGCCGACACGGCCGAGGCTGCCACCGCGCTCACCGAAACGTTGCGCCGCATGCGGAACGCCTATCCAGCCGTGCCGACCAGGTGGGCCGCCCACGTGCACGTCGGCGACTGA
- a CDS encoding DUF6928 family protein, giving the protein MGAKTALIAYSDGDLVAALRDAVGTDADRTDAFVELIRPGLTRTLIGRETLLECTYPPEGIVYAASMPGVDIACGWQLVGEYPSELPAHLVAASAGRRLVLHAMHSVVDFLAFAVWEDCRLVRSLSLSPGSGIMENIGEPFTFEAPYWAGYRTVEPEPGWTDRPPYPLPFHPLALGEDALQALFGFVLEGMPSPEDIDADRIEVLGFRVLAPQEEAAREAARRAVAKKMVGTPRFYKSRPDGSRMEVDPLGR; this is encoded by the coding sequence GTGGGAGCCAAGACTGCATTGATCGCATACTCCGACGGTGATTTGGTTGCGGCGCTGCGGGATGCCGTCGGCACCGATGCGGACAGAACTGATGCGTTCGTCGAGCTGATCCGGCCGGGTCTGACCCGCACGCTGATTGGACGGGAAACGCTGCTCGAGTGCACATATCCCCCGGAAGGCATCGTATACGCGGCGAGTATGCCAGGCGTGGACATTGCCTGTGGTTGGCAGCTGGTCGGCGAATACCCGTCCGAGCTCCCTGCTCATCTGGTCGCTGCGAGCGCGGGTCGGCGTCTGGTTCTGCATGCGATGCACAGCGTCGTGGATTTTCTGGCGTTCGCGGTGTGGGAGGACTGCCGGCTTGTCCGGTCTCTCAGTCTGTCTCCCGGTAGCGGGATCATGGAGAATATCGGTGAACCATTCACGTTCGAGGCACCCTACTGGGCCGGATACCGCACCGTGGAGCCCGAACCAGGGTGGACCGATCGGCCACCGTACCCTCTGCCGTTTCACCCGTTGGCCCTCGGAGAGGACGCGTTACAGGCGTTGTTCGGATTCGTGCTCGAAGGCATGCCCAGTCCCGAGGACATCGATGCCGACCGGATCGAGGTACTGGGCTTCCGGGTCCTTGCCCCGCAAGAAGAAGCCGCCCGGGAAGCCGCACGCCGTGCAGTGGCGAAGAAGATGGTGGGCACGCCTCGGTTCTACAAGTCCCGCCCCGACGGCTCCCGCATGGAGGTCGATCCGCTGGGGCGGTGA
- a CDS encoding N-acetylmuramoyl-L-alanine amidase, with product MLLVGCAHDSATARPSKPTTSAAPESAAGSPDASTVPVADDRVVVLDPGHNGGNGAHPGVINQQVPDGRGRTKPCNTTGTSANDGYTEHEFNWDVATLVRDALVARGIRVVMTRPDDAGVGPCIGERAAIGNSSGAAAVVSIHADGAAAGAHGFHVAYSSPPLNPAQGEPSIRLATTLRDTMVGFGFVTSTYIGSDGLNPRADLAGLNFSERPVALVECGNMRDPGDAALLESPDGRAKFADAIAAAIVAYLG from the coding sequence GTGCTGCTCGTCGGATGCGCGCACGACTCGGCGACTGCGCGCCCGAGCAAGCCGACCACCAGCGCAGCGCCGGAGTCGGCTGCTGGTTCGCCCGATGCCTCGACAGTCCCCGTCGCCGACGACCGTGTCGTGGTGCTGGATCCTGGTCACAACGGCGGCAATGGCGCGCATCCCGGGGTGATCAATCAGCAGGTCCCGGATGGTCGGGGGAGGACCAAACCGTGCAATACGACGGGGACGTCGGCGAACGACGGGTATACCGAGCACGAGTTCAATTGGGATGTCGCGACATTGGTGCGTGACGCGCTCGTCGCTCGCGGTATCCGCGTCGTGATGACGCGGCCCGACGATGCCGGTGTCGGGCCGTGCATCGGAGAACGTGCCGCCATCGGAAACAGCAGTGGGGCAGCGGCGGTAGTGTCGATTCACGCGGATGGCGCGGCCGCCGGCGCGCACGGTTTCCATGTCGCGTACTCCTCGCCGCCGCTGAATCCAGCCCAAGGTGAACCGTCGATTCGGCTGGCGACGACGTTGCGCGACACCATGGTCGGTTTCGGATTCGTCACCTCGACCTACATCGGCTCCGACGGGCTGAACCCCCGCGCGGACCTGGCGGGCCTCAACTTCTCCGAACGCCCGGTGGCGCTGGTGGAGTGTGGAAACATGCGCGATCCCGGTGATGCGGCATTGCTCGAATCACCTGACGGGCGCGCGAAATTCGCCGATGCCATCGCGGCTGCGATCGTCGCCTATCTCGGGTAG
- a CDS encoding LysR family transcriptional regulator ArgP, giving the protein MDLQLDQLRALNAAVTEGTFDAAARSLRVTPSAISQRIKALEDAAGRILLQRTKPVRATESGLAVLRLARQIELLAGDTARELGDTGQELSIDRPIRLPIAVNADSLETWVMPALSRASSGVCFEIHREDEEHTTRLLRDGTVMAAITATAAAVQGCKVERLGAMRYRPMANPDFARTWFGDGATAKTYAVAPVVLFDRKDDLQDRHMRRRSRQPIDPPRHYIPSSTGFGDAVRSGLGWGMLPDLQTQADQAAGRLVPIDGDSYIDVPLYWQQWRLESPALSSIATAIAAAADALLR; this is encoded by the coding sequence ATGGACCTCCAGCTCGACCAGCTCCGTGCCCTCAACGCGGCCGTCACCGAGGGCACCTTCGACGCCGCCGCGCGCAGCCTGCGGGTCACCCCCTCGGCGATCAGCCAGCGGATCAAAGCGCTGGAGGATGCGGCGGGTCGCATCCTGTTGCAGCGCACCAAGCCCGTGCGCGCCACCGAATCCGGATTGGCGGTGCTACGGCTGGCCAGGCAGATCGAACTGCTCGCCGGTGACACCGCCCGCGAATTGGGCGACACCGGTCAGGAGCTCAGTATCGATCGGCCGATTCGGCTGCCGATCGCGGTCAACGCCGATTCGTTGGAGACCTGGGTGATGCCCGCGCTGAGCCGGGCATCGTCCGGCGTGTGTTTCGAGATCCACCGCGAAGACGAGGAGCACACCACCCGGCTGCTGCGCGACGGGACGGTCATGGCGGCGATCACCGCCACTGCGGCGGCGGTGCAAGGCTGCAAGGTCGAACGGCTCGGCGCGATGCGCTACCGGCCGATGGCCAACCCCGACTTCGCCCGAACCTGGTTCGGTGACGGTGCCACCGCCAAGACCTACGCGGTGGCGCCGGTCGTCCTCTTCGACCGCAAGGACGACCTGCAGGACCGGCACATGCGACGACGCAGCAGACAGCCCATCGACCCGCCCCGCCACTACATCCCCTCCTCGACCGGCTTCGGCGACGCCGTTCGCAGCGGGCTCGGCTGGGGCATGCTTCCTGACCTGCAAACCCAGGCGGATCAAGCCGCAGGCCGGTTGGTGCCCATCGACGGCGACTCCTATATCGATGTCCCGCTCTACTGGCAGCAGTGGCGGCTCGAGTCCCCCGCGCTGAGCAGCATCGCCACCGCTATCGCCGCAGCCGCCGACGCACTACTGCGATAA
- a CDS encoding LysE/ArgO family amino acid transporter, translating into MTASSAALAALSGLGFGLSLIVAIGAQNAFVLRQGLRGQHVLAVVTVCAVSDVVLIAAGIGGFGMVVTSVPAVVEVARYGGAVFLAGYGVLAARRALSSGALAAAATGASVALGATIATCLALTWLNPHVYLDTVVLLGSFASTYATPDRWFLGAGAMLGSIIWFTALGYGARLLGPLFARPAAWRVLDSGIAVVMCGLALGLVLTG; encoded by the coding sequence GTGACGGCTTCCTCGGCAGCCCTGGCTGCGCTCTCAGGTCTTGGTTTCGGGCTCTCGCTCATCGTGGCGATCGGCGCGCAGAACGCTTTCGTGCTGCGACAAGGGCTGCGTGGGCAACATGTGCTGGCTGTCGTCACGGTGTGTGCGGTGTCGGATGTGGTGCTGATCGCCGCGGGTATCGGCGGCTTCGGGATGGTCGTGACCTCCGTCCCCGCAGTTGTCGAGGTCGCACGCTACGGCGGGGCGGTCTTCCTGGCCGGATACGGTGTGCTCGCGGCGCGCCGGGCGCTGTCGAGCGGCGCGCTCGCCGCGGCAGCCACCGGCGCCTCGGTCGCCCTCGGCGCCACCATTGCTACCTGTCTGGCGCTGACCTGGCTCAATCCGCATGTCTACCTGGACACCGTGGTGCTGCTCGGTTCCTTCGCCAGCACCTACGCCACCCCGGACCGCTGGTTCCTCGGGGCCGGCGCGATGCTCGGCAGCATTATCTGGTTCACCGCACTCGGCTACGGGGCCCGGCTGCTCGGCCCGCTGTTCGCCCGTCCCGCCGCTTGGCGGGTACTGGATTCTGGTATCGCCGTGGTGATGTGCGGTCTTGCCCTGGGGTTGGTGCTTACCGGTTAA